One part of the Vitis riparia cultivar Riparia Gloire de Montpellier isolate 1030 chromosome 8, EGFV_Vit.rip_1.0, whole genome shotgun sequence genome encodes these proteins:
- the LOC117919925 gene encoding cytochrome P450 93A2-like, with the protein MVDVQDYIILFLIWLVSVVVVHALFTKYRTRVRRPPGPLALPIVGHFHLLGSKPYQSLHKLSLRYGPLFQLFLGSIPCVVVSSPEMAKEFLQTHDISFSNRPKLSNADYLTYGSVDLAFSSYGPYWKFMKKLCMTKLLGLQTLEKFVPVMREERHLFLQTLLGKAEAGETVDVKGEIMRLTNNLVTRILLRHRCSGNEDDASEVREFMKEIVQLVGSFNLADFIWFCKNLDLQGFKKRVKEARGRFDTMMERIIKAHEEERRKKRDPNNGGDTVNDLLDILLDIIEDEKEEMRLTRENVKAIILNIFGGGTDTSAAAAVWAVAELINHPNIMEKARQEIDSVVGKDRLVEESDIANLPYLQAIVKETLRLHPPGAVIARESVEDCTIRGYDIPTKTQLLVNLWAIGRDPNYWENPLQFWPERFLREDGSLKSQLDVKGQHFHLLPFGSGRRICPGISLALQVVQTSLAAMIQCFEWRVGGGNGNVDMEEGPDAALAHPLVCVPVARLNPFPNYTM; encoded by the exons ATGGTTGATGTCCAAGACTATATCATTCTCTTCCTCATTTGGCTCGTATCTGTCGTCGTGGTTCATGCCTTGTTCACCAAGTACCGGACCAGGGTGCGACGACCACCGGGCCCTCTAGCCCTACCTATCGTCGGACACTTCCACCTCCTCGGCTCAAAACCTTACCAATCCCTTCACAAGCTCTCGCTCCGCTATGGACCGCTATTTCAACTCTTCCTTGGTTCCATCCCTTGTGTGGTAGTTTCCTCTCCGGAGATGGCAAAAGAGTTTCTCCAAACCCATGACATTTCATTCTCCAACCGACCCAAACTCAGCAATGCTGATTACCTAACCTACGGCTCGGTTGATCTTGCCTTTTCTTCATATGGGCCCTATTggaaattcatgaagaaactttGCATGACCAAACTTCTCGGCCTCCAAACACTAGAGAAATTTGTCCCAGTTATGAGAGAAGAGAGACATCTATTTTTGCAAACACTATTGGGAAAAGCTGAAGCAGGTGAGACAGTTGATGTTAAAGGAGAGATTATGAGGCTAACAAACAACTTAGTAACAAGAATTCTTCTGAGGCACAGGTGTTCTGGGAATGAGGATGATGCTAGCGAAGTGAGAGAGTTTATGAAAGAGATAGTACAGCTCGTAGGCAGTTTTAACTTGGCAGATTTTATCTGGTTTTGTAAGAATTTGGATCTGCAAGGATTTAAGAAGAGAGTTAAAGAAGCTCGTGGAAGGTTTGATACAATGATGGAAAGGATTATTAAGGCTCATGAAGAAGAAAGGAGGAAGAAAAGGGATCCGAATAATGGAGGAGACACAGTGAATGACTTGCTTGATATTTTACTTGATATAATCGAAGATGAGAAAGAGGAGATGAGACTGACAAGAGAGAACGTCAAGGCCATCATCCTG AATATTTTTGGAGGGGGAACGGATACATCTGCTGCAGCAGCAGTATGGGCAGTAGCAGAGCTAATTAACCACCCAAACATTATGGAGAAAGCAAGACAAGAGATAGATTCTGTAGTGGGAAAGGATAGACTTGTGGAAGAATCAGATATCGCAAACCTTCCTTATCTTCAAGCCATTGTTAAGGAGACACTTAGACTCCATCCTCCTGGTGCAGTGATCGCTAGAGAATCTGTTGAAGATTGCACCATCAGAGGTTATGATATTCCTACAAAGACACAATTACTTGTTAACTTGTGGGCTATTGGAAGGGACCCAAATTACTGGGAGAACCCACTTCAGTTCTGGCCTGAGAGGTTCCTGAGAGAGGACGGGAGTTTAAAGAGTCAGTTGGATGTAAAGGGGCAACATTTTCATCTACTGCCATTTGGGAGTGGAAGGAGAATATGCCCTGGAATTTCACTAGCACTACAGGTTGTTCAGACAAGCTTGGCTGCTATGATTCAATGTTTTGAATGGAGGGTTGGTGGAGGAAATGGAAATGTTGATATGGAAGAGGGACCTGATGCAGCCCTCGCACACCCTTTGGTTTGTGTCCCAGTGGCCAGGTTGAATCCATTT
- the LOC117921014 gene encoding cytochrome P450 93A2-like, which produces MADVQDHVILFLIWLISFILAQALFTKYRTRVRRPPGPLALPIIGHFHLLGSKPYQSLHKLSLRYGPLFQFYFGSIPSVVVSSGEMAKEFLQTHDISFANRPKLSNIDYLFYGSNDIAFASYGPYWKFMKKLSMTKLLGVQTLEKFVPVMREERHLFLQTLLGKAEAGEAVDVKKEITRLTNNLITKMIMRHRCSDSEDDATEVKELMTEMMKLIGSFNLSDFVWFCKNLDLQGFKKRVKEARARFDAIMERVMKAREEERRKKRDMNDAGVAMNDFLDILLDIMENEKEEMRLTRENVKGIILDIFGGGTETSGTAAIWAVAELINHPNIMEKARQEIDSVVGKDRLVEESDIANLPYLQAIVKEILRLHPPGALIARESTEDCTIGGYHIPAKTQLFVNRWAIGRDPNYWENPLQFLPERFLREDGSLKSHLDVRGQHFHLLPFGSGRRICPGVSLALQVIQTSLAAMIQCFEWRVGDGGNGNVDMEEGPNAVLVHPLICVPVARVNPFPKYTM; this is translated from the exons ATGGCTGATGTCCAAGACCACGTCATTCTGTTCCTCATCTGGCTCATATCTTTCATCCTGGCCCAAGCCTTGTTCACAAAATACCGGACCAGGGTGCGACGTCCACCGGGTCCACTAGCACTACCTATCATCGGACACTTCCACCTCCTTGGCTCAAAACCTTACCAATCCCTTCACAAACTCTCACTCCGCTATGGACCGCTTTTTCAATTCTACTTTGGTTCCATCCCTAGTGTGGTAGTTTCCTCCGGGGAGATGGCAAAAGAGTTTCTCCAAACCCATGACATTTCATTTGCCAACCGACCCAAACTCAGCAATATTGATTATCTATTCTATGGCTCAAATGATATTGCCTTTGCTTCATATGGACCCTATTGgaaattcatgaaaaaacttTCCATGACCAAACTTCTAGGTGTCCAAACACTAGAGAAATTTGTCCCAGTTATGAGAGAAGAGAGACATCTATTTTTGCAGACACTACTGGGAAAAGCTGAAGCAGGTGAGGCGGTTGATGTAAAGAAAGAGATTACGAGGctaacaaacaacttaataacaaaaatgatcATGAGACACAGATGTTCTGACAGCGAAGATGATGCTACTGAAGTGAAGGAGTTGATGACAGAGATGATGAAGCTCATAGGCAGTTTTAACTTGTCGGATTTTGTCTGGTTTTGTAAGAATTTAGACCTACAGGGGTTTAAGAAGAGGGTCAAAGAAGCTCGTGCAAGGTTTGATGCAATAATGGAAAGGGTCATGAAGGCTCGTGAAGAAgaaaggaggaagaagagggaCATGAATGATGCAGGAGTCGCAATGAATGACTTTCTTGATATTTTACTTGATATCatggaaaatgagaaagaggaGATGAGACTGACAAGAGAGAACGTCAAGGGCatcattttg GATATTTTTGGAGGGGGAACAGAAACATCTGGTACCGCAGCAATATGGGCAGTAGCGGAGCTAATTAACCACCCAAACATTATGGAGAAAGCGAGACAAGAGATCGATTCTGTAGTGGGAAAGGACAGACTTGTGGAAGAATCAGATATCGCAAACCTTCCTTATCTTCAAGCCATTGTTAAGGAGATACTTAGGCTTCATCCTCCTGGCGCATTAATCGCTAGAGAATCTACAGAAGATTGCACCATTGGAGGTTATCACATTCCTGCAAAGACCCAACTATTTGTTAACCGTTGGGCTATTGGAAGGGACCCAAACTACTGGGAGAACCCACTTCAGTTCTTGCCCGAGAGATTCCTGAGAGAAGATGGGAGTCTAAAGAGTCACTTGGATGTAAGGGGCCAACATTTTCATCTGCTGCCGTTCGGGAGTGGAAGGAGAATTTGCCCTGGAGTTTCACTAGCACTGCAGGTAATTCAGACAAGCCTGGCTGCTATGATCCAGTGTTTTGAATGGAGGGTTGGtgatggaggaaatggaaaTGTTGATATGGAAGAGGGGCCTAACGCAGTCCTTGTACACCCTTTGATTTGTGTCCCAGTGGCTAGGGTCAATCCATTTCCTAAATATACAATGTAA
- the LOC117921072 gene encoding polygalacturonase-like encodes MSLQRRFIPFLIVFLLSFPCYYGLQGNPPYDYLDDAYAYDSSRAYESWPWRKFGSKIMGSKRIDKVGRSLASVKTVSVNDYGAKGDGSDATEAFKKAWEAACSSQGSVLVVPKNKNYLLKPITFEGPCKSSITVQIYGTVQASADRSAYSNDMTRWLVFENVQNLAVQGGGTINGNGKTWWEKSCKVNDDLPCKDAPTALTFYNCKNLVVKNLKIQNAQQMHVSFEKCVGVQASGLTVTAPGDSPNTDGIHVTDTQNIQISSSVIGTGDDCISIVSGTQNLQATGITCGPGHGISIGSLGSGNSEAHVSDITVKGATLSGTTNGVRIKTWPGGSGSASNIKFQNIEMHNVKNPIIIDQKYCDGDKPCKSQSRAVQVQNVLYQNIKGTSSSSEAIQLDCSDKFPCQGIVLQVIDIEIGGGKAAQAVCNNAKVTEKGDVSPSCT; translated from the exons ATGTCTCTACAAAGACGCTTCATCCCATTTCTCATCGTCTTTCTGCTTTCTTTCCCATGCTACTACGGTTTGCAAGGGAACCCACCTTACGATTATCTTGACGACGCATATGCCTATGATTCTTCCCGGGCGTATGAGAGCTGGCCATGGCGCAAATTTGGAAGTAAAATCATGGGCTCTAAGAGGATTGATAAAGTGGGTAGATCTTTGGCTTCAGTTAAAACGGTTAGCGTGAATGATTATGGAGCTAAAGGTGATGGAAGTGATGCCACAGAG GCATTCAAGAAAGCTTGGGAGGCAGCTTGTTCATCTCAAGGATCTGTCCTAGTGGTGCCCAAAAACAAGAACTATCTCCTTAAGCCAATTACATTTGAAGGTCCTTGCAAATCCAGTATTACAGTGCAG atATATGGAACTGTCCAGGCATCTGCTGATCGATCCGCCTACAGTAACGATATGACCCGCTGGCTTGTCTTTGAAAATGTCCAAAACTTAGCGGTTCAAGGTGGTGGAACCATCAATGGAAATGGGAAGACATGGTGGGAGAAATCTTGCAAAGTGAACGATGATCTT CCTTGCAAGGATGCACCTACG GCCTTAACCTTCTATAACTGCAAGAACTTGGTAGTGAAGAACCTCAAGATCCAAAATGCCCAGCAAATGCatgtttcttttgaaaaatgcgTGGGTGTTCAAGCTTCGGGTCTCACTGTAACTGCACCAGGGGACAGCCCCAACACTGATGGAATCCATGTGACTGACACCCAAAATATCCAGATTTCAAGCTCAGTTATAGGAACAG GTGACGACTGTATTTCAATTGTGAGTGGAACCCAGAACTTGCAAGCCACTGGTATCACCTGTGGACCAGGCCATGGAATCAG TATTGGAAGCTTAGGATCTGGAAACTCAGAGGCTCACGTTTCAGATATTACAGTGAAGGGGGCAACCCTTTCGGGAACCACAAATGGAGTTAGAATCAAGACATGGCCG GGAGGGTCTGGGAGCGCAAGCAATATCAAATTCCAAAACATCGAAATGCATAATGTAAAGAACCctataataatagaccaaaagTACTGTGACGGGGACAAACCATGCAAATCACAG AGCCGGGCGGTTCAAGTGCAAAATGTGCTGTACCAGAACATCAAAGGAACAAGTTCTTCAAGTGAGGCTATACAACTTGATTGCAGCGACAAGTTTCCATGTCAGGGGATTGTGCTGCAAGTCATTGATATAGAAATTGGAGGAGGAAAAGCCGCCCAAGCTGTGTGCAACAATGCCAAAGTGACTGAAAAAGGAGATGTGTCTCCAAGTTGCACTTGA
- the LOC117921052 gene encoding polygalacturonase-like produces the protein MSLKRRFIPFLIVFLLSFPCYYGLQGNPPYDYLDDAYAYDSSRAYESWPWRKFGSKIMGSKRIGKVGRSLASVKTVSVNDYGAKGDGSDATEAFKKAWEAACSSQGSVLVVPKNKNYLLKPITFEGPCKSSITVQIYGTVQASADRSAYSNDMTRWLVFENVQNLAVQGGGTINGNGKTWWENSCKVNDDLSCKDAPTALTFYNCKNLVVKNLKIQNAQQMHVSFEKCVGVQASGLTVTAPGDSPNTDGIHVTDTQNIQISSSVIGTGDDCISIVSGTQNLQATGITCGPGHGISIGSLGSGNSEAHVSDITVNGATLSGTTNGVRIKTWQGGSGSASNIKFQNIEMYNVKNPIIIDQKYCDQDKPCKSQSRAVQVQNVLYQNIKGTSSSNEAIQLDCSDKFPCQGVVLQDIDIEIGGGRATKAVCNNAKVTEKGDVSPSCT, from the exons ATGTCTCTAAAAAGACGCTTCATCCCATTTCTCATCGTCTTTCTGCTTTCTTTCCCATGCTACTACGGTTTGCAAGGGAACCCACCTTACGATTATCTTGACGACGCATATGCCTATGATTCTTCCCGGGCGTATGAGAGCTGGCCATGGCGCAAATTTGGAAGTAAAATCATGGGCTCTAAGAGGATTGGTAAAGTGGGTAGATCTTTGGCTTCAGTTAAAACGGTTAGCGTGAATGATTATGGAGCTAAAGGTGATGGAAGTGATGCCACAGAG GCATTCAAGAAAGCTTGGGAGGCAGCTTGTTCATCTCAAGGATCTGTCCTAGTGGTGCCCAAAAACAAGAACTATCTCCTTAAGCCAATTACATTTGAAGGTCCTTGCAAATCCAGTATTACAGTGCAG ataTATGGAACTGTCCAGGCATCTGCTGATCGATCCGCCTACAGTAACGATATGACCCGCTGGCTTGTCTTTGAAAATGTCCAAAACTTAGCGGTTCAAGGTGGTGGAACCATCAATGGAAATGGGAAGACATGGTGGGAGAACTCTTGCAAAGTGAACGATGATCTT TCTTGCAAGGATGCACCAACG GCCTTAACCTTCTATAACTGCAAGAACTTGGTAGTGAAGAACCTCAAGATCCAAAATGCCCAGCAAATGCatgtttcttttgaaaaatgcgTGGGTGTTCAAGCTTCGGGTCTCACTGTAACTGCACCAGGGGACAGCCCCAACACTGATGGAATCCATGTAACTGACACCCAAAATATCCAGATTTCAAGCTCAGTTATAGGAACAG GTGACGACTGTATTTCAATTGTGAGTGGAACCCAGAACTTGCAAGCCACTGGTATCACCTGTGGACCAGGCCATGGAATCAG TATTGGAAGCTTAGGATCTGGAAACTCAGAGGCTCACGTTTCAGATATTACAGTGAACGGGGCAACCCTTTCGGGAACCACAAATGGAGTTAGAATCAAGACATGGCAG GGAGGGTCTGGAAGCGCAAGCAACATCAAATTCCAGAACATTGAAATGTATAATGTGAAAAACCctataataatagaccaaaagTACTGTGACCAGGACAAACCATGCAAATCACAG AGCCGGGCGGTTCAAGTGCAAAATGTGTTGTACCAGAACATCAAAGGAACAAGTTCTTCAAATGAGGCTATACAACTTGATTGTAGCGACAAGTTTCCATGTCAGGGGGTTGTGCTGCAAGACATTGATATAGAAATTGGAGGAGGAAGAGCAACCAAAGCTGTGTGCAACAATGCCAAAGTGACTGAAAAAGGAGATGTGTCTCCAAGTTGCACTTGA